The Elaeis guineensis isolate ETL-2024a chromosome 3, EG11, whole genome shotgun sequence region ataaataaaaaaatctacctGGTTTTTGAATGATAAAACGAACTCATTCATGGAGATGCTATTCCTCTCATGTATACATTATGTTTTTATTTATGtagccagaaaaaaaaaaaaattataagcctTTTAGCACAGGTCTCACAAGACGCATACACAAACCTTAATGGCTTTATTATAACTACcaagaaatttggcatcaaaagaATTGCCCCCCTCAGGAGCTACTCTTCCATTTAAACAGTCAATATGAACCCATATGCCACCATCCTTCATTATATATATTTAACCAAAGCCCATGATTTTTGGAGCCAACGTCAACAATCGATCCAGTGAATTTGGTGAGAACTTCCTAGCAAATAAGAAGCACACCCTAGTGGTCCTGTCATTGTAACTGCATGTAGTCCCATTCCTCATCCTCTCTAATAGCTGAATTGTTACATGTGAACCTTGATATAAGGTTGGGTGTGACTGATGTGGTGACCATTCAGTCCAAGTCAAGCTCCTGTTTGCATTCTTCCATCCAAATTTCATACTTACAAATGTTGGTAAATAATGTTCATCTGTCAAGCATGATGACCTGCAGTATTTCAAAAAGAGTGGAAAGTATGTTTCATCAGAAATTATTTCAATTGCGAGGTTTCGATCCACCTCAACCCACTGAGAACCCTTGCGCCATTGTTCTAGCTTCAATTGTGGACTCATTGCTATCTTGTATCGACCACGACCACCAGGTCCCAGATCATCGTAGGAGTGGATAAATGTTTTGGTAGAATTGATGAGATGGGAGTAAATAGTGGAAAAGTTGAAGACGGGAATGCATGATtcagaaagaaggacaaaacgttGGTTTGAGTGGTCTAATAAAGCATTTGCCAAGAGGCGGCGTTCAGCTTCCACCATGTTTGGTTGTCCCCACCGCACCACCTGCAGCAAATGGAGAAGCAAGATCTATCATTATATCTCAATGTTTTTCATAACAACCTCATAAGATGCCTACTATCTAAAGTATAGATGCTTCAGGTTCTGTCACCATTCTGATTATAAAGCAAAAAAGATGCATGTTTTAATTATTTATTGTATAGTCATGAAGACTTATTTTGTCAAATTCTACGTCACCCAAAAATTTATATAGCAATGAGTTTCTCTTTTCGAAGTCTTTATGTGGATCGTCGTTCCTCTCCAACTTTTGGCGCAATGATTGCAAGTTAGTcaagttggatccaattttcatATAATCTGTCCCTCTCCATGTTTGAATTTGGtcagaggcaaaaaaaaaaaaggactagcCAAACATCCATCAGGATTCAGGCAgactagatttaatttattttactaaTAGAGTTTCTCCATACCAGTTCCAAAATAACCTAGCATGAACCATAATAAACATATATAGACCGGACTGATTAATAGCATCCGTAACATACTGCACAAGAAAAGCAACGACGATAACAAGGTTTAGGTAGAACTGACCATTGATTCTTCATTCATAATTAACAACAAGTATTGATGATTTCATTTATATTAAAGAAAATGCTTAGGATAAGAAGATAAAAAACAGAAGGTGCATTTAAGAAGTAAATTTTGAGAGATGTATAGTCAAGAACCTCTCCCATTCACAATTGAACGGCAGAGATCCAGTGATATATTACCGGCTGTTCTGTGTATTGCTGATGTTCGGTGATTGACCAGAGCCCAAGATGTCCAAAGACGCATCTTGAAAGCATTAAACATCTAGTTAATGCTTCGATTTTGTCCCATATCCCATATCCTATGCATCACAAGGGAAAAATTTACAGTTCTACTGTTTGTTTTCTAGATAACATTATAGTGCCTTTTGTGATACCGTGTACAAATAGATCACCTTATTCCCCATCCTCTATTCAAGTATTTTAGTGTTTTCCCAACAAACACAAAATTTTCATTCTCCTAAATGGTGTCACAGGGAATGGTCAGGATATCATGAAACTGGTTTATCTGCAACAATGACGACAATAGTCAGCAAGGGCAAGCAGGCTAATAAAAAAGTGAAACCATGGACGCAAACACCACAACTTTGATCCTGATTTGGACTAGTCAGGTCCACTATAGTTACCGGATGAATTTATTATTTCAGTCTGTTTGTTGCACTTTAATCGGTTCAAAGTTAATTAAGGTTAGGTAAGGGACTTGTCAATCCTATGTCCCTAGTTTGCCCACCCCATTTACTACAACCCTATATGAAGGATGACCAAATTATTCTCCTCTACATGCAAAAAGACCCTATTTTACCCGACCCATTTACTACTACCCTATATGAAGACTGACCAAACTATTCTCCTTTACGTGAAGAAAGTTAATTAAGATCAAGGGAAGACCCTGTTTTGCCCAACCTATTTACTGCAACCCTGTAAAAGACTGACCAATCATGCAGAAAGTAAGTTCAAGGTTAGGCAAGATATGAAGAATTACCAAATTATATATTCTTCTCTACGTTCAGAAAGTTAAGTCAATGTTAGGCAAGATCTTATACTGCCCGA contains the following coding sequences:
- the LOC105041248 gene encoding glycosyltransferase BC10, which gives rise to MATQQSKQTPSPPSKPSSPSSHMIKLFSRFLLFGLGFALGIISSFYLKTIPSSSQITEPTLLRSLTPSPEPPSPPLLSPPPALNHTVVATERVGLKGFMEPGKVMHDMSDEELLWRASMVPKMEAFPYKRIPKVAFLFLTKGALPFAPLWEKFFKGNEGLYSIYVHPHPSYKESVPEDSVFHGRRVPSKVVRWGQPNMVEAERRLLANALLDHSNQRFVLLSESCIPVFNFSTIYSHLINSTKTFIHSYDDLGPGGRGRYKIAMSPQLKLEQWRKGSQWVEVDRNLAIEIISDETYFPLFLKYCRSSCLTDEHYLPTFVSMKFGWKNANRSLTWTEWSPHQSHPTLYQGSHVTIQLLERMRNGTTCSYNDRTTRVCFLFARKFSPNSLDRLLTLAPKIMGFG